A DNA window from Brassica napus cultivar Da-Ae chromosome C1, Da-Ae, whole genome shotgun sequence contains the following coding sequences:
- the LOC106390982 gene encoding probable sugar phosphate/phosphate translocator At3g17430 isoform X2 — MINTTLVLTYIYLLIYIILSSGVILYNKWVLSPKYFNFPLPITLTMIHMGFSGFVAFLLIRVFKVVAPVKMTFEIYATCVVPISAFFASSLWFGNTAYLHISVAFIQMLKALMPVATFIMAVICGTDKPRCDVFSNMLLVSVGVVISSYGEIHFNIVGTVYQVTGIFAEALRLVLTQVLLQKKGLTLNPINSLYYIAPCSFVFLAFPWYVLEKPTMEVSQIQFNFWIFFSNALCALALNFSIFLVIGRTGAVTIRVAGVLKDWILIALSTIIFPESTITGLNIIGYAIALCGVVMYNYIKVKDVKASQPTADSLPDRINKEWKMEKKSSDKFNPDVGGESPRVGGEINDEEAPLITSRLSHIGRTQLVNHAA, encoded by the exons ATGATAAACACGACGCTTGTACTGACTTATATCTACTTACTCATCTACATCATACTCTCTTCAGGTGTCATACTCTACAACAAG TGGGTTTTATCCCCAAAGTACTTCAATTTTCCACTTCCTATAACGCTGACGATGATCCATATGGGGTTTTCTGGATTCGTGGCCTTCCTTCTTATTCGCGTCTTCAAG GTTGTAGCTCCGGTTAAAATGACATTTGAAAT ATACGCAACATGTGTGGTACCTATAAGCGCATTCTTTGCATCGAGCCTCTG GTTTGGCAATACCGCATACTTGCACATTTCTGTTGCCTTCATTCAGATGCTCAAGGCTCTAA TGCCAGTAGCAACATTCATCATGGCAGTTATTTGCGGCACTGACAAACCAAGGTGCGACGTGTTCTCGAACATGTTGTTGGTCAGTGTTGGGGTTGTGATATCTTCTTATGGGGAAATCCATTTCAATATAGTTGGCACAGTCTATCAGGTCACAGGCATCTTTGCTGAAGCACTTAGACTGGTGCTAACTCAAGTTCTTCTCCAGAAGAAGGGGTTGACATTAAACCCTATCAACAGCTTATATTACATAGCTCCCTGCAG TTTTGTATTTCTGGCCTTCCCTTGGTATGTGTTGGAGAAACCCACGATGGAAGTTTCACAGATACAATTCAACTTCTGGATTTTTTTCTCCAATGCTCTGTGTGCCCTTGCGTTGAACTTCTCCATATTCTTAGTAATCGGTAGGACAGGTGCGGTAACAATCCGGGTAGCTGGTGTTCTCAAAGACTGGATTCTCATTGCCCTCTCCACAATCATTTTCCCCGAGTCCACGATTACTGGGCTGAACATCATTGGATACGCAATTG CGCTTTGTGGCGTCGTCATGTACAACTACATAAAAGTGAAGGACGTAAAGGCATCTCAACCAACTGCTGACAGTCTCCCAGATCGAATCAATAAG GAGTGGAAGATGGAGAAGAAGTCTTCAGATAAGTTCAATCCGGATGTTGGTGGAGAGAGCCCAAGAGTAGGAGGCGAGATAAACGACGAAGAAGCCCCTTTGATTACGTCCCGTTTATCTCATATTGGTCGGACGCAGCTCGTAAATCACGCCGCTTAA
- the LOC111198488 gene encoding novel plant SNARE 13, giving the protein MGSNLPMSPELEQIHGEIRDHFRALANGFQRLDKIKDSTRQSKQLEELTDKMRDCKRLIKDFDRELKDEETRNSPEVNKQLNDEKQSMIKELNSYVALRKTYMSTLGNKKVELFDMGAGASGEPTAEENVQVASAMSNQELVDAGMKRVDETDQAIERSKQVVEQTIQVGTQTAANLKGQTDQMGRVVNHLDTIQFSLKKASQLVKEIGRQVATDKCIMMFLFLIVCGVVAIIVVKIVHPNNKDIRDIPGLAPPAPARKLLYLRNPEYLQR; this is encoded by the exons ATGGGTTCGAATCTACCGATGAGCCCTGAATTGGAACAGATCCATGGCGAAATCCGTGACCATTTCCGAGCCCTCGC GAATGGTTTCCAGAGGTTGGATAAGATTAAGGATTCAACTAGACAAAGCAAGCAACTTGAGGAACTTACTGACAAGATGAGAGACTGTAAAAG GTTGATTAAGGACTTCGACCGTGAACTCAAGGACGAGGAAACTCGAAACTCTCCTGAAGTAAACAAGCAATTGAACGATGAGAAACAGTCTATG ATTAAGGAACTCAACTCTTATGTTGCACTGAGAAAAAC GTATATGAGTACACTTGGCAACAAGAAAGTTGAACTTTTTGATATGGGAGCTGGAGCCAGCGGCGAACCTACAGCTGAAGAAAATGTTCAAGTGGCTTCAG CAATGTCAAACCAGGAGCTTGTTGATGCTGGAATGAAAAGAGTGGATGAGACTGATCAGGCCATTGAGCGCTCAAAACAA GTTGTAGAGCAAACAATCCAAGTCGGAACTCAAACTGCAGCTAACTTAAAGGGACAG ACGGATCAAATGGGGCGCGTGGTTAACCACTTGGACACGATTCAGTTCTCTCTGAAGAAGGCTTCTCAGCTAGTGAAAGAGATAGGAAGACAG GTGGCGACAGATAAATgcataatgatgtttttgtttctcATTGTATGTGGTGTTGTAGCCATTATCGTAGTGAAG ATTGTTCACCCGAATAACAAAGACATTAGGGACATCCCAGGATTAGCTCCTCCAGCGCCAGCGAGGAAGCTACTGTACTTGAGGAATCCAGAGTACTTGCAAAGATAG
- the LOC106428998 gene encoding uncharacterized protein LOC106428998, whose amino-acid sequence MKKMRFSEIWIEWIMRCVSSVKYHVLFNGQPRGNITPQRGLRQGDHLSPFIFILCTEALVSLLNHAENQGKITWMCVSRASPLVFHLLFADDSMFFCKVEPRECDEIMKALGNYGKASGQCINFEKSSLLFGKRIPEHVKDTLKHSTGIDNEGGMGSYLGIPKDISSSKVRLFAFLKERLQNRVNGWT is encoded by the coding sequence atgaagaagatgaggttctCAGAAATATGGATTGAATGGATAATGCGATGTGTATCATCGGTGAAATACCATGTCTTATTCAATGGTCAACCAAGAGGAAACATAACCCCACAACGAGGTTTGCGACAAGGAGAtcatttgtctcctttcatattcATCTTATGCACagaagcgctcgttagccttctaAATCATGCAGAGAATCAAGGGAAGATTACGTGGATGTGCGTTTCACGTGCTAGCCCTCTGGTATTCCACCTTCtatttgctgatgatagcaTGTTCTTCTGCAAGGTGGAGCCACGTGAATGCGATGAAATCATGAAAGCACTGGGGAACTATGGAAAAGCTTCGGGACAATGcattaattttgaaaagtcgtccttactctttggtaagaggatACCTGAACATGTCAAGGATACTCTAAAACATTCAACTGGAATTGATAATGAGGGAGGAATGGGTTCCTATCTTGGTATCCCCAAAGATATTAGTAGTTCAAAGGTTAGGCTCTTTGCCTTTCTGAAGGAGCGACTACAAAACCGTGTTAATGGCTGGACATGA
- the LOC125580285 gene encoding uncharacterized protein LOC125580285, whose protein sequence is MNTRSRGPTNLVPRVEDIRALEREIARQRREVEQQAHLQGLGFDMENLPQDGEAQGGNGPRADHFRPQRQPQHPQRQARAIGAYDQPHIHGHRLGIRAPAVENNNFEIKSGLLNTIENNKYHGLAAEDPFDHLYKFDQYCGLSKTNGVSEDAFKLKLFPFSLGDKAHQWEKTLPSDTVTTWEDCKRAFLEKFFSTSRTAKIRNEISGFQQKGLESFSEAWERFKGYWSQCPHHGFSKESLLSTFYRGALPQCRNRLDTASNGFFLGRTEEEAEELVENMAKSDSVYSEEHDRVNRNDDQQTKREIKSLQEKMDLLLSNQAKQEQVNFVGGPIQEIPPKINEVDGLEGQEELCFINNNGSWYRKEPNFQYNNYQQKSYSNNQQGGYQQRQNTQQGSYQPRQNTPPGFNNNNNQSTQAQGSSSQAPASDTSVDAMFKKLLDFQAKNEKTMGYEFTKIHSKIDGSYNELNNKIRHLENQFASMNSQPSRQQGALPGKPEQNPKETMKAITLRSGKQLPPRTLIRDNEKQDGEVIINVDDDVVIMDEKTNEEILEKIVEAKGKGKIGEEKKGKNKNEVATSSKEALFNPPPYEPKLPFPGRFKRQLLEQYKALFEKQMSEVQITMPIIDAFMLVPQYSKFLKDAVTKKKKEMEGMVVLTHECSAIIQRLTIPKKLEDPGSFTLPCAIGQFTFERCLCDLGASVSLMPLSIAKRLGFTQYKKCRLSLVLADRSVKIPIGILEDLPVMVGNCEIPTDFVVLEMDEEPTDPLILGRPFLATAGAVVNVKEGKIDLHLGKGNILHFDIKEVMKKPITQSQAFYIEEMEVLADELLEELALEDSLQHALTIEREVQMVENKESDAYVKMLDSHREISDEEQNEELSYEDHHASSATQQENLQEDDWSELKAPKVELKPLPHGVRYAFLGPNETYPVIVSSELSEDELSKLLNELKKYRKAIGYSLDDIKGLSPSLCMHRIHLEDESMTSIEHQRRLNPNLKDVVKKEILKLLDAGVIYPISDSKWVSPVHVVPKKGGMTVVKNDKDELIPTRTITGHRMCIDYRKLNKASRKDHFPLPFIDQMLERLANHPYYCFLDGYSGFFQIPIHPNDQEKTTFTCPYGTFAYRRMPFGLCNAPATFQRCMMSIFSDLIEDVVEVFMDDFSVYGSSFSACLSNLSRVLKRCEETNLVLNWEKCHFMVKEGIVLGHKISERGIEVDKAKIEVMVGLAAPKTVKDIRSFLGHAGFYRRFIQDFSMIARPMTKLLCKEAAFVFDWECLQAFKKLKEKLVSAPIVQPPDWDLPFEIMCDASDYAVGAVLGQKKDKKTHVIYYASKTLDEAQMKYATTEKELLAIVYAFEKFRSYLVGSKVIVYTDHAALRHLMAKKDAKPRLLRWILLLQEFDLEIRDKPGVENSVADHLSRLKIESEIPIDEGLPEEQIMAIGAVIAVCETGKKLEEVKATEEKGPWYADLVNYLACGREPLDLEGYAKKKFYKDVKRYYWDEPYLYILCRDQLYRRAVADEEVEGILTHCHGSSYGGHFATFKTVSKVLQAGFWWPHMFKDTQDFVSRCDSCQRRGNITKRNEMPQNPILEVEVFDVWGIDFMGPFPSSFGNKYILVAVDYVSKWVEAVASPTNDSRVVIKMFKSTIFPRFGVPRAVISDGGSHFINKLFESLLKKNGVKHKVATPYHPQTSGQVEISNREIKSILEKTVGITRKDWSIKLDDALWAYRTAYKTPLGTTPFNLVYGKACHLPVELEYKALWAVKLLNFDIKSAKEKRLLQLNELEEIRLDAFENSRIYKEKTKAFHDKKILKREFSAGDQVLLYNSRLKLFPGKLKSRWSGPFKIKEVRPHGAIVLWNKDGGDFIVNGQRVKLYMGATTEEERTSVPLSDPIPT, encoded by the coding sequence atgaacacaaggagcagaggtccaacaaacctagttccaagagttgaagacattagagcacttgagagggagatagcaagacaaagaagagaagtagagcaacaggctcacttgcaaGGGTTGGGGTTTGATATGGAGAATCTGCCTCAAGATGGTGAAGCCCAAGGAGGCAATGGTCCAAGAGCTGATCATTTTAGACCACAGCGCCAGCCACAACATCCACAGCGCCAAGCTcgtgccattggagcctatgatcaacctcacattcatggtcataggttgggaatcagagcaccagctgtggagaacaacaacttcgagatcaagtcagggctgctcaacactatagagaacaacaagtatcatggtcttGCTGCTGAAGACCCTTTTGATCACTTGTACAAGTTTGATCAGTACTGTGGCTTGTCCAAGACAaatggtgtttctgaagatgcttTCAAGCTGAAGCTAtttcctttctctttgggagacaaggcacaccaatgggagaagactcttccaagtgacactGTCACTACTTGGGAAGATTGCAAGAGAGCTTTCCTAGAAAAGTTTTTCTCTACTTCAAGGACAGCTAAGATCAGGAACGAAATATCCGGATTTCAACAAAAAGGTCTAGAGAGCTTCAGTGAAGCATGGGAAAGGTTCAAGGGTTATTGGTCTCAGTGCCCTCATCATGGTTTCAGCAAGGAGAGTTTGCTTAGCACCTTCTATAGAGGAGCCTTACCACAGTGCAGAAACAGGCTTGATACTGccagcaatggtttcttcttggggagaactgaagaagaagcagaggaaCTGGTGGAGAACATGGCTAAGAGCGACTCCGTCTACAGCGAGGAGCATGATAGAGTCAACAGAAATGATGATCAACAGACAAAGAGAGAGATCAAATCCCTGCAGGAGAAGATGGACTTGCTTCTTTCTAACCAAGCTAAACAAGAGCAGGTCAACTTTGTGGGTGGTCCTATTCAAGAGATTCCTCCCAAGATTAATGAagttgatggtttggaaggacaagaagagctgtgcttcatcaacaacaatggttcttggtacaggaaggaacctaactttcagtacaacaactaccagcaaAAGTCCTACTcaaacaaccagcaaggaggATACCAGCAGAGGCAAAACACTCAGCAAGGGAGCTATCAGCCTAGGCAAAACACccctcctggtttcaacaataacaacaatcaGTCTACTCAAGCTCAAGGAAGTTCTTCACAGGCTCCAGCTTCAGATACAAGTGTGGAtgcaatgttcaagaaacttTTGGATTTTCAGGCCAAGAATGAGAAGACAATGGGTTATGAGTTCACGAAAAttcactccaagattgatggaagttacaatgagctcaacaacaagatcCGCCATttggagaatcagtttgcttcaaTGAACTCTCAGCCAAGTCGCCAACAAGGGGCATTACCTGGAAAGCCAGAGCAAAATCCCAAGGAGACAATGAAAGccatcacccttaggagtggaaaACAGCTACCACCACGAACTCTCATTAGGGATAATGAGAAGCAAGATGGGGAGGTGATCATCAATGTGGATGATGATGTAGTTATTATGGATGAGAAGACCAATGaagagatcttggagaaaatAGTTGAAGCAAAAGGAAAGGGTAAAAttggagaagaaaagaaagggaaGAACAAGAATGAAGTTGCTACTTCATCAAAAGAAGCTCTATTCaatcctcctccctatgaaccaaAACTTCCTTTTCCCGGTAGATTCAAGAGACAGCTTTTGGAGCAATACAAGGCTTTATTTGAGaaacaaatgagtgaagttcagatTACTATGCCCATAATTGATGCCTTCATGCTAGTgcctcaatacagcaagttcctcAAGGATGCTgtaactaagaagaagaaggagatggaaggcatggTGGTTCTTACTCATGAGTGTAGTGCTATTATCCAAAGGCTAACCATCCCTAAGAAGCTTGAAGATCCAGGAAGCTTTACTTTACCTTGCGCCATTGGGCAATTTACTTTTGAGAGGTGTCTATGCGATTTGGGAGCAAGTGTGAGCCTTATGCCTCTCTCCATTGCTAAAAGGCTTGGCTTTACAcaatacaagaagtgtagactctctcttgTGCTAGCTGATCGCTCAGTGAAGATTCCCATTGGTATCCTAGAAGATCTCCCTGTCATGGTTGGAAATTGTGAGAtccctacagattttgtggtgttaGAGATGGATGAAGAACCAACAGATCCTTTAATACTGGGGAGACCTTTCTTGGCTACAGCAGGAGCAGTTGTGAATGTTAAGGAAGGGAAGATTGATCTTCACCTTGGAAAGGGGAAcattcttcactttgacatcaaggaagTGATGAAGAAGCCTATTACTCAAAGCCAAGCTTTCTACATTGAGGAGATGGAGGTGTTAGCTGATGAACTTCTAGAGGAGTTGGCACTTGAAGACTCTCTACAACATGCCTTAACAATTGAGAGAGAGGTCCAAATGGTTGAGAACAAGGAAAGTGATGCTTATGTGAAGATGCTGGACTCTCACAGGGAGATTAGTGATGAAGAACAGAATGAGGAGCTTTCATATGAGGATCACCATGCTTCCTCAGCTACTCAACAAGAGAATCTCCAAGAGGATGATTGGAGTGAACTCAAAgcaccaaaagtggagcttaaacctcttccccatggtgtaaggtatgctttCCTTGGCCCTAATGAGACTTACCCTGTCATAGTGAGTAGTGAGCTTAGTGAAGATGAATTGTCTAAACTtttgaatgaacttaaaaagtatagaaaggcaataggctactcactagatgatattaaagggctatcaccttctttatgcatgcataggatacatctagaggatgaatctatgacttctatagagcatcaaagaaggttgaaCCCCAACTTGAAggatgttgttaagaaagagattctaaaACTCTTAGATGCAGGAGTCATCTATCCTATTTCGGATAGCAAATGGGTgtctcctgtgcatgttgttCCAAAGAAAGGAGGAATGACTGTAGTTAAAAATGATAAGGATGAACTAATACCGACAAGAACAATAACaggacataggatgtgcatagATTATCGAAAACTTAACAAagcatctagaaaggatcattttccattgccattcattgatcaaatgcttgagagacttgcaaatcatccatattattgttttcttgatgggtattcagggttcttccaaatccccatacatccaaatgatcaagagaaaacgacttTCACATGCCCCTATGGTACCTTTgcttatcgaaggatgccatttgggctatgtaatgctccagccactttccaaagatgcatgatgtctattttctctgatcttatagaggatgttgtggaggtgtttatggatgatttctctgtctacggatcttcgttttctgcttgtttgtcaaatcttAGCAGGGTCCTCAAGAGATGTGAAGagaccaaccttgtgctgaactgggagaagtgtcacttcatggttaaggaagggattgtgcttggacacaagatttcagagaggGGGATTGAGGTAGACAAGGCCAAGATTGAAGTGATGGTTGGGTTAGCTGCACCAAAGACGGTTAAGGACATTAGAAGCTTCCTAGGTCATGCTGGAttctatagaagattcatcCAAGACTTCTCAATGATAGCAAGGCCAATGACTAAGCTTCTATGCAAGGAGGCTGCATTCGTCTTTGATTGGGAATGTCTACAAGCcttcaagaagttgaaggagaaGCTGGTTAGCGCCCCaattgtgcagccaccagattgggatctcccctttgagatcatgtgtgatgctagtgactatgctgtgggagctgttcttggtcaaaagaaagacaagaagactcatgtgatctactatgcgagTAAAACTCTTGATGAAGCCCAAATGAAGTATGCCACAACTGAGAAGGAGTTGCTAGCCATTGTCTACGCCTTTGaaaagttcagaagctacttagTTGGGTCAAAGGTCATAgtctacactgatcatgctgcattgagacacctcatggccaagaaggatgctaAGCCAAGACTGTTGAGGTGGATCTTgctgctacaagagtttgaCCTTGAGATTAGAGACAAACCAGGAGTTGAGAATAGTGTAGCAGACCACTTGTCTAGACTGAAGATTGAGAGTGAGATCCCTATTGATGAAGGGCTTCCAGAAGAGCAGATCATGGCAATTGGAGCAGTGATAGCGGTTTGTGAAACTGGAAAGAAACTTGAAGAAGTGAAGGCAACTGAAGAGAAAGggccttggtatgctgatttggtgaactacTTAGCTTGTGGGAGAGAGCCACTTGATCTTGAGggatatgccaagaagaagttctacaaagatGTGAAGCGATACTATTGGGATGAACCTTACCTCTACATCctttgtagagatcaactctatagaagaGCAGTAGCtgatgaagaagttgaaggGATCCTCACACactgtcatggatcatcctatggagggCACTTTGCTACTTTCAAAACAGTCTCAAAGGTGTTACAAGCTGGGTTTTGGTGGCCTCATATGTTCAAAGACACTCAAGACTTTGTCTCtaggtgtgattcatgccaaaggagaggaaacatcaccaaaagaaatgagatgcctcaaaacccaattctagaagtggaggtgtttgatgtgtggggtattgacttcatgggaccattcccatcatcttttggcaacaaatacatccttgtagctgttgactacgtctccaagtgggtagaaGCTGTGGCAAGTCCCACCAATGATTCTAGGGTGGTGATTAAGATGTTCAAAagcaccatctttccaaggtttggagttccaagagctgTCATCAGTGATGGGGgttctcacttcatcaacaagctgtttgaaagtcttctcaagaagaatggtgtgaagcataAGGTTGCTACACCATaccatcctcagacaagtggaCAAGTTGAGATCTCCAACAGAGAAATCAAGTCTATTTTGGAGAAAACAGTGGGGATTACAAGGAAAGATTGGTCCATCAAGCTAGATGATGCACTATGGGCTTATAGGACTGCTTACAAAACTCCCTTAggaaccacacctttcaaccttgtGTATGGGAAGGCTTGTCATCTACCGGTTGAACTTGAGTACAAAGCATTGTGGGCTGttaagttgctgaactttgacatcaagagcgCAAAGGAGAAGAGACTTCTCCAACTCAATGAACTGGAGGAGATCCGActtgatgcttttgagaactcaaggatttacaaggagaaaaccaaagcttttcatgacaagaagatcttgaagagaGAGTTCAGTGCTGGAGATCAAgtgcttctctacaactctagacTGAAGTTGTTCCCCGGGAAGCTCAAGTCAAGAtggtccggtcctttcaagATCAAAGAAGTTAGGCCACATGGGGCAATTGTGTTATGGAACAAGGATGGTGGAGACTTTATAGTCAATGGACAgagggttaagctctacatgggagCCACAACAGAAGAGGAAAGAACTTCGGTTCCACTCTCCGACCCCATTCCCACCTAG
- the LOC106390982 gene encoding probable sugar phosphate/phosphate translocator At3g17430 isoform X1 yields MINTTLVLTYIYLLIYIILSSGVILYNKWVLSPKYFNFPLPITLTMIHMGFSGFVAFLLIRVFKVVAPVKMTFEIYATCVVPISAFFASSLWYVPVLYTVNTVCFVNALILYPPLCRFGNTAYLHISVAFIQMLKALMPVATFIMAVICGTDKPRCDVFSNMLLVSVGVVISSYGEIHFNIVGTVYQVTGIFAEALRLVLTQVLLQKKGLTLNPINSLYYIAPCSFVFLAFPWYVLEKPTMEVSQIQFNFWIFFSNALCALALNFSIFLVIGRTGAVTIRVAGVLKDWILIALSTIIFPESTITGLNIIGYAIALCGVVMYNYIKVKDVKASQPTADSLPDRINKEWKMEKKSSDKFNPDVGGESPRVGGEINDEEAPLITSRLSHIGRTQLVNHAA; encoded by the exons ATGATAAACACGACGCTTGTACTGACTTATATCTACTTACTCATCTACATCATACTCTCTTCAGGTGTCATACTCTACAACAAG TGGGTTTTATCCCCAAAGTACTTCAATTTTCCACTTCCTATAACGCTGACGATGATCCATATGGGGTTTTCTGGATTCGTGGCCTTCCTTCTTATTCGCGTCTTCAAG GTTGTAGCTCCGGTTAAAATGACATTTGAAAT ATACGCAACATGTGTGGTACCTATAAGCGCATTCTTTGCATCGAGCCTCTGGTATGTTCCTGTTCTATACACAGTAAACACAGTTTGTTTTGTTAATGCTCTTATCTTATATCCTCCTTTGTGCAGGTTTGGCAATACCGCATACTTGCACATTTCTGTTGCCTTCATTCAGATGCTCAAGGCTCTAA TGCCAGTAGCAACATTCATCATGGCAGTTATTTGCGGCACTGACAAACCAAGGTGCGACGTGTTCTCGAACATGTTGTTGGTCAGTGTTGGGGTTGTGATATCTTCTTATGGGGAAATCCATTTCAATATAGTTGGCACAGTCTATCAGGTCACAGGCATCTTTGCTGAAGCACTTAGACTGGTGCTAACTCAAGTTCTTCTCCAGAAGAAGGGGTTGACATTAAACCCTATCAACAGCTTATATTACATAGCTCCCTGCAG TTTTGTATTTCTGGCCTTCCCTTGGTATGTGTTGGAGAAACCCACGATGGAAGTTTCACAGATACAATTCAACTTCTGGATTTTTTTCTCCAATGCTCTGTGTGCCCTTGCGTTGAACTTCTCCATATTCTTAGTAATCGGTAGGACAGGTGCGGTAACAATCCGGGTAGCTGGTGTTCTCAAAGACTGGATTCTCATTGCCCTCTCCACAATCATTTTCCCCGAGTCCACGATTACTGGGCTGAACATCATTGGATACGCAATTG CGCTTTGTGGCGTCGTCATGTACAACTACATAAAAGTGAAGGACGTAAAGGCATCTCAACCAACTGCTGACAGTCTCCCAGATCGAATCAATAAG GAGTGGAAGATGGAGAAGAAGTCTTCAGATAAGTTCAATCCGGATGTTGGTGGAGAGAGCCCAAGAGTAGGAGGCGAGATAAACGACGAAGAAGCCCCTTTGATTACGTCCCGTTTATCTCATATTGGTCGGACGCAGCTCGTAAATCACGCCGCTTAA